A genomic stretch from Candidatus Aegiribacteria sp. includes:
- a CDS encoding dihydroorotase, producing the protein MKKYVIRNARILDPGSDTDFIGDILISDGIIETAAPRLQQHLDAIEVDGIGKWVFPGLIDMHVHLREPGGEDSETVETGLKAAIAGGITTVGVMPNTVPPMDTPESIANLKKSAERCGLADVIPVACVTAGRSGREPVNFIELHEEGVSAFSDDGDPVHNSGLLLEALDAVNEFDGVIIEHPEVKELAGGSVNSGSVSLKLDVEGIPSVAETADIARCMEIASNSRGHLHLTHLSLPRSIELAREECFNSANVTIDVTPHHIALNENALMEHGTLAKMNPPLRSLEQMRRLGEMVRDGMVDAIASDHAPHVAYMKDGSISEAAFGITGLETLLPITLEVLTGLKMPVIRILHLLTCGPARALGITAPGLTPGLKADCVLFDPEIEYRLSEKGSFSRSANTPFHNRMLKGRVEAVWMGRLIYRDGEFVKT; encoded by the coding sequence CTGAAAAAATATGTAATAAGGAATGCCAGAATACTGGATCCAGGATCGGACACGGATTTTATCGGAGATATTCTGATATCAGACGGTATTATAGAAACTGCCGCGCCACGGCTTCAGCAGCATCTGGATGCAATAGAGGTAGACGGCATCGGTAAATGGGTATTCCCGGGCCTTATTGATATGCATGTACATTTGAGGGAGCCTGGAGGCGAAGATTCTGAAACTGTAGAGACAGGGCTAAAAGCGGCGATTGCCGGAGGCATAACCACAGTGGGAGTTATGCCGAACACTGTCCCCCCCATGGATACACCGGAATCCATTGCAAACCTGAAGAAATCAGCGGAGCGCTGCGGGCTTGCAGATGTCATTCCTGTTGCATGTGTTACAGCAGGAAGATCCGGAAGAGAACCGGTTAACTTTATCGAGCTTCACGAAGAAGGGGTATCCGCTTTTTCTGATGATGGAGACCCTGTGCATAACTCCGGGTTACTTCTGGAAGCACTTGATGCAGTCAATGAATTTGATGGCGTAATTATTGAGCACCCCGAAGTTAAAGAACTGGCGGGAGGTTCTGTAAACAGCGGGTCGGTGTCCTTGAAACTCGATGTAGAAGGTATTCCATCTGTGGCGGAAACAGCCGATATAGCCAGGTGCATGGAAATCGCGTCGAATTCCCGGGGGCATCTTCACCTGACACATCTTTCTCTGCCAAGAAGTATTGAACTGGCGAGAGAGGAGTGCTTCAATTCCGCGAACGTAACCATCGATGTTACTCCCCACCATATTGCTCTTAACGAGAACGCGCTGATGGAACACGGAACACTCGCTAAAATGAACCCTCCTCTTCGCAGCCTCGAACAGATGAGAAGACTTGGGGAAATGGTGAGGGATGGAATGGTTGATGCCATCGCGTCGGACCACGCGCCGCATGTCGCGTATATGAAGGACGGATCCATCTCCGAAGCCGCCTTTGGAATAACCGGTCTTGAAACTCTTCTTCCGATAACACTGGAAGTTCTAACCGGTCTTAAGATGCCTGTTATCAGAATACTGCATCTCCTTACCTGCGGTCCGGCGAGGGCACTCGGTATAACTGCCCCCGGGCTTACCCCTGGTCTCAAAGCCGACTGTGTTCTCTTCGATCCTGAAATAGAATACCGGCTTTCCGAAAAGGGTTCATTTTCCAGGTCAGCCAATACCCCGTTCCATAACAGAATGCTGAAGGGCAGAGTTGAAGCTGTATGGATGGGAAGGCTTATTTACAGGGATGGTGAATTTGTCAAAACTTAA
- a CDS encoding class II fructose-bisphosphate aldolase produces MNKTSEYDRFLDLRPLNVTRALPGSRCALVSMRDIAAVGIDENAIVMAANIRNPLSAFGILKAAHQVDSFVVFELAKSEATYTGVNFKNLPWFAMQYSSLLGDRVVYALHMDHYAIKSTADRDESIVTVPDAIFRGWTSVAVDASHNHDYDNLMFTRDLAMHIPPYIGLEAEVGEIKGAGVLTTVEEAEYFVGGLNSWGIFPDFLAISNGSKHGTYDSSKGEGEGIDLARTGEIANAISKYGCVIAQHGISGTPLDKVGHFKEYGINKGNVGTLWQNIVFGLEMDIVSGNAVIENGSYVKRPDKGIPMELWKEMVAWADAQGYPRNSGDYKKANLPFHHLIMGLPEEYRKRIIDETEAWALRFFEAFNSNGTGSKVIDRILQRDDWNATPKRKITAVRSEYTAASAPDRGEVISSGEDYSD; encoded by the coding sequence ATGAATAAAACCAGTGAGTACGACCGGTTTCTTGATCTAAGACCATTGAATGTTACAAGAGCTCTTCCCGGCAGCAGGTGTGCTCTTGTAAGCATGAGGGATATCGCGGCTGTCGGGATTGACGAGAACGCCATTGTGATGGCGGCAAATATCCGAAACCCGCTCAGTGCATTTGGAATTCTTAAAGCCGCACACCAGGTTGATTCATTTGTAGTCTTTGAGCTCGCCAAGTCGGAAGCCACATATACCGGCGTTAACTTCAAAAATCTTCCCTGGTTTGCCATGCAGTACTCGAGCCTTCTGGGTGACAGGGTGGTTTACGCTCTTCACATGGATCATTACGCCATCAAATCGACAGCTGACAGAGATGAATCGATTGTAACAGTTCCGGACGCAATATTCAGGGGGTGGACATCTGTAGCCGTGGATGCCTCTCACAACCATGATTACGATAACCTCATGTTCACCCGGGATCTTGCAATGCACATTCCTCCCTATATCGGGCTTGAGGCTGAAGTAGGTGAAATAAAAGGCGCCGGAGTTCTGACAACCGTTGAGGAAGCCGAATATTTTGTTGGCGGCCTGAACAGCTGGGGCATTTTCCCCGATTTCCTTGCTATCTCGAACGGTTCAAAACATGGCACTTACGATTCTTCCAAGGGGGAAGGAGAGGGAATAGATCTTGCGAGAACCGGCGAAATCGCCAACGCCATTTCAAAGTATGGTTGCGTAATTGCCCAGCATGGCATCAGCGGAACACCCCTTGACAAGGTGGGACATTTCAAAGAATACGGCATTAATAAAGGCAACGTGGGAACACTGTGGCAGAATATCGTGTTCGGACTGGAAATGGATATTGTAAGCGGAAATGCCGTGATTGAGAACGGAAGTTATGTCAAGAGACCGGACAAGGGTATTCCTATGGAACTCTGGAAGGAGATGGTAGCATGGGCGGACGCTCAGGGCTACCCGCGTAACTCCGGTGATTACAAGAAGGCTAATCTTCCGTTTCATCATCTTATAATGGGTCTTCCGGAGGAGTACCGGAAAAGAATAATCGATGAGACGGAAGCATGGGCTTTAAGATTCTTCGAAGCATTCAATTCAAATGGAACCGGATCGAAAGTTATTGATAGAATCCTTCAGAGGGATGACTGGAATGCCACTCCCAAACGGAAAATCACGGCTGTGAGGTCCGAGTATACAGCTGCGTCAGCACCGGACCGGGGCGAAGTAATCTCAAGCGGGGAAGACTATTCGGATTGA